The Camelina sativa cultivar DH55 chromosome 14, Cs, whole genome shotgun sequence genome includes a window with the following:
- the LOC104739972 gene encoding oxysterol-binding protein-related protein 1D: MNPLCCIAPVSIDDRTNPVVAKSSANHHQSSQLGFESTKSGTNHASKPSFSTQASWISQDQLERLSSETADDEAKDASSSTSKGGFFFGNGVGVGAGVAGIMYKWVNYGKGWRARWFELEDGVLSYYKIHGPDKIVMNPSREKGVRVIGEESVRYIRKASCGSGSSNKLGSSSSAAASRPCKPFGEVHLKVSSIRASKSDDKRLAIFTGTKTLHLRCVSRDNRAAWVEALQVAKDLFPRVPSGDILPSEDAVVSTEKLREKLLQEGIGEAIVKDCEAIMLSEVSVLQNRLKVLSHKHIILLDTLRQLETEKIELETTVVDETKEHDSCCGQGRRYSDFYSVMSEVSASDSEADNESQDGADVESDEDDVPFFDTNDILSADALRSASYRSREAEGNGSIYDKDPFFSDRLQVPVRIPQYPYVRRRDNLPEPKEKEKPVGLWSIIKENIGKDLSGVCLPVYFNEPLSSLQKCFEDLEYSYLIDRALEWGKQGNELMRLLNIAAFAVSGYASTEGRQCKPFNPLLGETYEADYPDKGLRFFSEKVSHHPMIVACHCEGQGWNFWGDSNIKGKFWGRSIQLDPVGVLTLRFDDGEIYQWSKVTTSIYNIILGKLYCDHYGTMRIKGGGNYSCRLKFKEQSVIDRNPRQVHGFVQDNRTGEKVAILIGKWDEAMYYVLGDPTTKPKGYDPMTEAVLLWERDKSPTKTRYNLSPFAISLNEITPGMIDKLPPTDSRLRPDQRHLENGEYESANAEKLRLEQLQRQARRLQEKGWKPRWFEKDEEGNYRYLGGYWEAREKKEWDRITDIFKKQQQRNTLSSSSTFL, encoded by the exons ATGAATCCTCTTTGCTGCATTGCTCCGGTTTCGATTGATGACCGGACTAACCCTGTGGTTGCCAAATCATCCGCGAATCATCATCAGTCGTCTCAGTTAGGGTTTGAATCGACGAAATCGGGTACAAACCATGCTTCTAAGCCGTCGTTTTCGACTCAGGCTTCTTGGATCAGCCAAGATCAGCTTGAGAGACTCTCTTCTGAAACAGCAGACGACGAGGCCaaagatgcttcttcttctacttctaaAGGAGGTTTCTTTTTTGGGAATGGCGTCGGTGTTGGAGCTGGAGTCGCTGGGATTATGTATAAGTGGGTTAACTATGGGAAAGGGTGGAGAGCTAGATGGTTTGAGTTAGAGGATGGTGTTTTGTCTTATTATAAGATCCATGGACCTGATAAGATTGTCATGAATCCTTCTAGAGAGAAAGGTGTTAGGGTGATCGGTGAGGAATCTGTTAGGTACATTAGGAAAGCTAGCTGTGGCAGTGGCAGTAGCAACAAgcttggatcttcttcttctgctgctgctTCAAGGCCTTGTAAACCATTTGGAGAAGTACATTTGAAG gtttcTTCAATTCGTGCAAGCAAGTCTGATGATAAAAGGCTTGCTATATTTACTGGTACTAAGACTCTTCATTTACGATGTGTATCGAGAGATAATAGAGCAGCTTGGGTAGAAGCTTTACAGGTTGCCAAGGATCTTTTTCCTAGAGTTCCCAGTGGTGACATCCTACCTTCGGAAGATGCGGTTGTTTCTACCGAGAAGTTGCGTGAAAAGTTACTGCAGGAAGGTATTGGTGAGGCAATAGTAAAAGATTGTGAAGCCATTATGCTTTCAGAAGTTTCTGTGTTGCAGAACCGGTTGAAGGTTCTCTCACATAAACACATTATACTACTGGATACACTCAGACAGTTAGAG ACTGAGAAAATAGAGCTAGAAACTACGGTTGTTGATGAAACAAAAGAGCATGACTCTTGCTGTGGACAGGGAAGACGATATAGTG ATTTCTATTCAGTCATGTCAGAGGTATCTGCTAGCGATTCTGAGGCAGACAATGAAAGTCAGGATGGAGCAGATGTTGAatctgatgaagatgatgtaCCTTTCTTTGATACAAATGATATCCTATCAGCCGACGCACTGAGAAGTGCTTCTTATCGTAGCAGAGAAGCTGAAGGAAATGGATCTATCTACGATAAAGACCCCTTCTTTTCTGATCGCTTGCAAGTTCCAGTTAGGATTCCTCAGTATCCATATGTCAGAAGAAGGGATAACTTACCGGAgccaaaagagaaggaaaagccAGTTGGATTATGGTCAATCATCAAAGAGAACATTGGCAAAGACTTGTCTGGAGTTTGTCTACCCGTATATTTTAATGAACCACTCTCTTCTCTGCAAAAGTGCTTCGAGGATTTGGAGTACTCATACTTGATAGACAGAGCACTTGAGTGGGGGAAGCAG GGTAATGAGTTGATGAGGCTTCTAAACATTGCAGCGTTTGCTGTATCTGGCTATGCATCCACGGAAGGCAGGCAATGCAAACCTTTTAATCCTCTACTTGGTGAGACCTATGAAGCTGATTATCCAGATAAAGGACTTCGTTTCTTCTCTGAGAAG GTGAGTCATCATCCTATGATTGTCGCTTGCCATTGTGAGGGACAAGGTTGGAATTTCTGGGGAGACTCAAATATCAAAGGAAAATTTTGGGGGCGGTCAATCCAGCTTGACCCAGTGGGTGTCTTGACATTAAGATTTGATGATGGTGAGATATATCAATGGAGCAAGGTTACGACTTCCATATACAACATCATCCTTGGTAAACTTTACTGCGATCATTATGGAACCATGCGGATCAAAGGCGGTGGCAATTATTCCTGCCGGTTGAAGTTCAAGGAGCAGTCAGTCATAGATCGAAACCCTCGTCAG GTTCATGGGTTTGTGCAAGACAACAGAACTGGGGAGAAAGTAGCTATACTGATAGGCAAATGGGATGAAGCAATGTACTATGTATTGGGAGATCCGACAACAAAACCAAAGGGATATGACCCAATGACAGAAGCAGTGTTACTGTGGGAAAGAGACAAATctccaacaaaaacaagatacaATCTCTCCCCTTTTGCAATCTCTCTCAATGAGATAACTCCTGGGATGATAGACAAGTTGCCTCCAACAGATTCAAGACTGAGACCAGACCAAAGACACTTAGAAAACGGTGAATATGAGTCAGCAAATGCCGAGAAACTGAGACTTGAACAGTTACAGAGACAG GCAAGGAGGCTGCAGGAGAAAGGATGGAAGCCAAGATGGTTTGAAAAGGATGAAGAAGGGAATTATCGGTATCTAGGAGGTTACTGGgaagcaagagagaagaaagaatggGATAGAATCACTGACATTTTCAAGAAGCAGCAACAGCGCAACACGCTGTCATCTTCATCTACCTTTCTTTAA
- the LOC104739969 gene encoding cytochrome P450 86B1-like, giving the protein MSQTSSMSLTERVYNHLCLSDASLALLGLFVFCCLREKITKKEGPTIWPVFGITPEFFFHRNEVYSWVTRCLTKCQGTFLYNGMWLSGSSGAVTCVPANVEYMLKTNFKNFPKGTFFKDRFTDLLEDGIFNADAESWKEQRRIIITEMHSTRFVEHSFKTTQDLVREKLLKVMESFAKSQEAFDLQDVLLRLTFDNICIAGLGDDPGTLDSDLPLVPFAQAFEEATESTLFRFMIPPFIWKSLRFLDIGYEKSLRKAVEVVHEFVDKIVVDRICKLKEEKTLGNRSDVLSRIIEVESHKKTDEKDPSTIKFFRQFCTSFILAGRDTSSVALTWFFWVIQKHPEVENKIIREIREILKKRGDHQETSKNESLFTVKELNDMVYLQAALSETMRLYPPIPMEMKQATEDDVFPDGTFIRKGSRVYFATYAMGRTESIWGKDCESFKPERWIQVGNFVSDDQFKYVVFNAGPRLCLGKTFAYLQMKTVAASVLLRYSIKVVKDHIVVPRVTTTLYMKHGLKVTISPKSLE; this is encoded by the coding sequence ATGTCTCAAACGTCTTCCATGTCTTTAACAGAGAGGGTTTATAATCATCTTTGTCTTTCCGATGCTTCTCTCGCGTTGTTGGGactctttgttttctgttgCCTCCGTGAGAAGATAACCAAAAAGGAGGGGCCAACGATATGGCCAGTGTTTGGAATCACTCCAGAGTTCTTCTTTCACAGGAATGAAGTCTATAGTTGGGTCACAAGGTGTTTAACAAAATGCCAAGGTACATTTCTCTATAACGGAATGTGGCTTAGTGGCTCTTCTGGAGCTGTGACTTGTGTCCCTGCGAATGTCGAGTACATGCTCAAGACTAATTTCAAGAACTTCCCCAAAGGCACCTTCTTTAAAGACCGGTTCACTGATCTGCTCGAGGATGGTATCTTTAATGCTGATGCTGAGTCTTGGAAGGAGCAACGACGGATCATCATAACCGAAATGCATTCAACCCGGTTCGTGGAGCATTCCTTTAAGACAACACAAGACTTGGTAAGGGAGAAGCTGTTGAAGGTGATGGAGAGTTTCGCAAAGTCACAAGAGGCTTTCGACCTCCAAGATGTGCTCTTGCGCTTGACATTTGACAACATCTGCATCGCGGGTCTAGGTGATGACCCTGGAACTCTGGATTCTGATCTTCCCCTTGTTCCATTCGCTCAAGCTTTTGAAGAAGCAACGGAATCTACACTGTTTAGATTCATGATTCCTCCTTTTATATGGAAGTCCCTGAGGTTCCTCGACATCGGGTATGAGAAAAGTCTCAGGAAAGCTGTTGAGGTTGTTCATGAGTTTGTAGACAAGATAGTTGTGGATCGTATCTGCAAGCTCAAGGAGGAAAAAACGTTAGGTAACAGATCCGATGTCCTCTCAAGGATTATTGAGGTAGAAAGTCACAAGAAGACTGATGAAAAAGATCCTTCCACTATCAAATTCTTTAGACAGTTCTGCACAAGTTTCATCTTAGCAGGAAGAGACACGAGTTCAGTTGCACTTACATGGTTCTTCTGGGTGATACAGAAACACCCAGAagttgaaaacaaaatcatccGTGAGATCAGAGAAATATTGAAAAAACGAGGGGATCATcaagaaacaagcaaaaacgAGAGTCTCTTCACGGTCAAAGAACTAAACGACATGGTATATCTACAAGCAGCACTTTCAGAGACCATGAGACTTTACCCTCCAATaccaatggaaatgaaacaagCCACTGAAGACGATGTTTTCCCGGATGGGACTTTCATACGTAAAGGTTCACGGGTTTACTTTGCAACTTACGCCATGGGAAGGACAGAATCCATTTGGGGAAAAGACTGTGAATCATTCAAACCAGAGAGATGGATCCAAGTAGGGAACTTTGTGAGCGATGACCAATTCAAATACGTTGTGTTTAACGCTGGACCAAGGCTGTGTTTAGGGAAAACATTTGCTTACCTACAGATGAAGACAGTGGCTGCTTCAGTCTTGTTGAGATACTCAATCAAAGTTGTTAAAGATCATATCGTTGTCCCCAGAGTTACAACCACCTTGTACATGAAGCATGGTCTCAAGGTAACCATCTCGCCAAAGTCCCTGGAATAG
- the LOC104739971 gene encoding protein SDA1 homolog isoform X2: MVGSLGLTPESLKASGRSSENVSLLILQGKIKRDPEGYETELQLIYKQFLTSVDLFKQQGALSFSSVVGIGSDPSVAKELGDRAMFLAHVTPFYPKQLAAFPAQLTDLLRTSCLAMPSGLRNHVAQALILLMNRKSLVIEDLLALFLDIQTLGDKNLRTLAFSHIVQTIRKMSATDPKHKSLQKIVISMLELEDEAKAKRALATLCALHKKKIWLGDRNERVAIAICEACFHTSPRIMISALRFLLDYENIDDDDDSDAESDDDEETKKISQVVINRQAVYKANNKGTSSSKKKKQAKLQRAVKSIKRKQRSSSENTTSAFSPLNHLNDAQKFAEKLFSRLQTIKGTGERAETRLMMIKVIARTIGLHKLHLLSFYSFLQNYAMPHVKDITQILAAAVQSCHDGVPSNAVEPLFKQIVNQFVHDRSRPEAIAVGLNVVREMCLRIHDLMTEELLQDLALYKKSHEKAISAAARSLIALFREINPSLLVKKDRGRPGATVVKPKQYGEANVFSNVPNVELLQESDHESGSDDDQDDDGDTELLSGDDVEQELIPEDCGSEDEAEEDDSDIDTSIGGDEDEEMNDSDGAETDSENEEMESEDDDGDASDSSGEDSGNEEKAKGTKRKIVDFDANLLSADTSLRALKRFAEAKNEKPSFDESDGILSNEDFRKIKELQAKKEAKIALARKGFKVPDSDQLSKKRVDPAKLEAHIRHKLTKEQRLELVKAGREDRGKYQARAAIKQKKTGGSSNKQKEHRKNMPLAAIRSKAGKSKRTKKMKNSLSGSQFRGRKAWK; this comes from the exons ATGGTCGGATCTCTAGGTTTAACGCCGGAATCCTTAAAGGCATCTGGCCGGAGCTCCGAGAATGTCAGCCTTCTTATCCTTCAAGGTAAAATCAAACGTGACCCAGAAGGTTACGAAACGGAGCTCCAGTTGATTTACAAACAGTTCTTAACCTCCGTCGATCTCTTCAAGCAACAAGGAGCTCTCAGTTTTTCCTCTGTTGTTGGCATTGGCTCTGACCCTTCTGTTGCCAAAGAACTCGGCGACCGTGCCATGTTTCTAGCTCACGTTACTCCCTTTTACCCGAAGCAACTCGCCGCGTTTCCAGCTCAATTGACTGATTTGCTCCGCACTTCGTGCTTGGCAATGCCCTCGGGTCTTCGAAACCATGTTGCTCAAGCTCTGATTCTTCTAATGAATCGAAAG AGTCTTGTCATCGAGGATTTGCTGGCTTTATTTCTGGATATTCAGACTCTTGGTGACAAAAACCTTCGGACTCTTGCTTTTTCTCATATTGTTCAAACCATTCGTAAAATGAGTGCCACTGATCCCAAGCACAAATCACTTCAGAAGATTGTAATCTCTATGCTTGAG CTAGAAGATGAAGCAAAGGCTAAGAGAGCACTTGCTACTCTTTGTGCGTTACACAAGAAAAAGATCTGGCTTGGTGATAGAAATGAAAGAGTTGCAATTGCAATCTGTGAAGCCTGCTTTCATACTTCACCTAG gATAATGATTTCCGCCCTTAGATTTCTTCTCGACTATGAGAACATTGACGATGATGACGATAGTGATGCTGAAAGCGATGATGACgaagagacaaagaaaatatCTCAAGTTGTGATTAATCGACAGGCTGTTTACAAG GCAAACAACAAAGGTACATCCTCTagcaagaagaaaaagcaagcAAAACTGCAGCGTGCAGTGAAAAGTATAAAAAGAAAGCAGCGTTCGTCGTCTGAGAACACCACTTCAGCATTTTCACCTCTTAATCATTTAAACGATGCTCAG AAATTCGCGGAGAAATTGTTTTCCCGTCTTCAGACCATAAAGGGCACTGGTGAACGTGCTGAG ACCaggttgatgatgattaaaGTTATTGCTCGCACAATTGGTCTTCACAAGTTGCATTTACTAAGTTTCTATTCTTTTCTTCAGAACTATGCTATG CCGCATGTAAAGGACATTACACAAATACTTGCAGCAGCAGTTCAGTCTTGCCACGATGGG GTTCCTTCTAATGCCGTGGAGCCACTGTTCAAGCAAATAGTGAATCAGTTTGTACACGATCGTTCACGTCCTGAG GCTATTGCTGTTGGACTCAATGTGGTACGAGAAATGTGCCTGAGGATTCACGAT TTGATGACGGAAGAATTGCTGCAAGATCTTGCTCTGTATAAAAAGTCCCATGAAAAAGCCATCTCAGCAGCAGCTCGTTCCCTCATAGCATTGTTCAGAGAG ATCAATCCTTCGCTTCTGGTTAAAAAAGATCGTGGCCGTCCTGGAGCTACTGTTGTCAAACCTAAACAATATGGAGAGGCTAATGTCTTCAGCAATGTTCCCAATGTTGAATTATTGCAAGAAAGTGATCATGAGAGTGGCTCTGACGATGAtcaagatgatgatggtgacaCGGAGTTGCTAAGCGGCGATGATGTTGAGCAGGAGCTGATACCTGAAGATTGTGGAAGCGAGGACgaagctgaagaagatgatagtGATATTGATACCTCAATAGGAGGtgatgaagacgaagagatGAATGATAGTGATGGAGCTGAGACTGATTCGGAAAATGAGGAGATGGAAAGTGAAGACGACGATGGAGACGCTTCTGATTCTTCTGGAGAAGATAGTGGAAACGAAGAGAAAGCAAAGGGGACGAAGAGGAAGATTGTTGATTTTGATGCGAATCTTCTTTCTGCTGATACAAGCCTACGAGCACTCAAGAGATTCGCAGAAGCAAAGAACGAGAAACCATCTTTTGATGAAAGTGATGGCATACTTTCGAATGAAGACTTCCGAAAAATCAAAGAACTTCAG GCAAAGAAGGAAGCAAAAATTGCATTGGCTCGAAAAGGATTCAAGGTTCCGGACTCGGATCAGCTAAGTAAGAAGCGAGTTGATCCAGCCAAGCTTGAA GCTCACATAAGGCATAAGCTAACAAAAGAGCAAAGACTGGAACTAGTTAAAGCTGGAAGGGAGGACCGAGGGAAATACCAAGCCAGGGCTGCCATCAAACAGAAGAAGACTGGAGGATCAAGCAATAAACAGAAGGAACACAGGAAGAATATGCCTCTTGCTGCAATAAGATCAAAGGCTGGGAAATCAAAGCGaaccaagaagatgaagaatagCCTCAGTGGAAGCCAGTTTAGAGGAAGGAAAGCTTGGAAGTGA
- the LOC104739971 gene encoding protein SDA1 homolog isoform X1, with translation MVGSLGLTPESLKASGRSSENVSLLILQGKIKRDPEGYETELQLIYKQFLTSVDLFKQQGALSFSSVVGIGSDPSVAKELGDRAMFLAHVTPFYPKQLAAFPAQLTDLLRTSCLAMPSGLRNHVAQALILLMNRKSLVIEDLLALFLDIQTLGDKNLRTLAFSHIVQTIRKMSATDPKHKSLQKIVISMLELEDEAKAKRALATLCALHKKKIWLGDRNERVAIAICEACFHTSPRIMISALRFLLDYENIDDDDDSDAESDDDEETKKISQVVINRQAVYKANNKGTSSSKKKKQAKLQRAVKSIKRKQRSSSENTTSAFSPLNHLNDAQKFAEKLFSRLQTIKGTGERAETRLMMIKVIARTIGLHKLHLLSFYSFLQNYAMPHVKDITQILAAAVQSCHDGVPSNAVEPLFKQIVNQFVHDRSRPEAIAVGLNVVREMCLRIHDLMTEELLQDLALYKKSHEKAISAAARSLIALFREINPSLLVKKDRGRPGATVVKPKQYGEANVFSNVPNVELLQESDHESGSDDDQDDDGDTELLSGDDVEQELIPEDCGSEDEAEEDDSDIDTSIGGDEDEEMNDSDGAETDSENEEMESEDDDGDASDSSGEDSGNEEKAKGTKRKIVDFDANLLSADTSLRALKRFAEAKNEKPSFDESDGILSNEDFRKIKELQAKKEAKIALARKGFKVPDSDQLSKKRVDPAKLEAHIRHKLTKEQRLELVKAGREDRGKYQARAAIKQKKTGGSSNKQKEHRKNMPLAAIRSKAGKSKRTKKMKNSLSGSQFRGRKAWK, from the exons ATGGTCGGATCTCTAGGTTTAACGCCGGAATCCTTAAAGGCATCTGGCCGGAGCTCCGAGAATGTCAGCCTTCTTATCCTTCAAGGTAAAATCAAACGTGACCCAGAAGGTTACGAAACGGAGCTCCAGTTGATTTACAAACAGTTCTTAACCTCCGTCGATCTCTTCAAGCAACAAGGAGCTCTCAGTTTTTCCTCTGTTGTTGGCATTGGCTCTGACCCTTCTGTTGCCAAAGAACTCGGCGACCGTGCCATGTTTCTAGCTCACGTTACTCCCTTTTACCCGAAGCAACTCGC GGCGTTTCCAGCTCAGTTGACTGATTTGCTCCGTACTTCGTGCTTGGCAATGCCCTCGGGACTTCGGAACCATGTTGCACAAGCTCTGATTCTTCTAATGAATCGAAAG AGTCTTGTCATCGAGGATTTGCTGGCTTTATTTCTGGATATTCAGACTCTTGGTGACAAAAACCTTCGGACTCTTGCTTTTTCTCATATTGTTCAAACCATTCGTAAAATGAGTGCCACTGATCCCAAGCACAAATCACTTCAGAAGATTGTAATCTCTATGCTTGAG CTAGAAGATGAAGCAAAGGCTAAGAGAGCACTTGCTACTCTTTGTGCGTTACACAAGAAAAAGATCTGGCTTGGTGATAGAAATGAAAGAGTTGCAATTGCAATCTGTGAAGCCTGCTTTCATACTTCACCTAG gATAATGATTTCCGCCCTTAGATTTCTTCTCGACTATGAGAACATTGACGATGATGACGATAGTGATGCTGAAAGCGATGATGACgaagagacaaagaaaatatCTCAAGTTGTGATTAATCGACAGGCTGTTTACAAG GCAAACAACAAAGGTACATCCTCTagcaagaagaaaaagcaagcAAAACTGCAGCGTGCAGTGAAAAGTATAAAAAGAAAGCAGCGTTCGTCGTCTGAGAACACCACTTCAGCATTTTCACCTCTTAATCATTTAAACGATGCTCAG AAATTCGCGGAGAAATTGTTTTCCCGTCTTCAGACCATAAAGGGCACTGGTGAACGTGCTGAG ACCaggttgatgatgattaaaGTTATTGCTCGCACAATTGGTCTTCACAAGTTGCATTTACTAAGTTTCTATTCTTTTCTTCAGAACTATGCTATG CCGCATGTAAAGGACATTACACAAATACTTGCAGCAGCAGTTCAGTCTTGCCACGATGGG GTTCCTTCTAATGCCGTGGAGCCACTGTTCAAGCAAATAGTGAATCAGTTTGTACACGATCGTTCACGTCCTGAG GCTATTGCTGTTGGACTCAATGTGGTACGAGAAATGTGCCTGAGGATTCACGAT TTGATGACGGAAGAATTGCTGCAAGATCTTGCTCTGTATAAAAAGTCCCATGAAAAAGCCATCTCAGCAGCAGCTCGTTCCCTCATAGCATTGTTCAGAGAG ATCAATCCTTCGCTTCTGGTTAAAAAAGATCGTGGCCGTCCTGGAGCTACTGTTGTCAAACCTAAACAATATGGAGAGGCTAATGTCTTCAGCAATGTTCCCAATGTTGAATTATTGCAAGAAAGTGATCATGAGAGTGGCTCTGACGATGAtcaagatgatgatggtgacaCGGAGTTGCTAAGCGGCGATGATGTTGAGCAGGAGCTGATACCTGAAGATTGTGGAAGCGAGGACgaagctgaagaagatgatagtGATATTGATACCTCAATAGGAGGtgatgaagacgaagagatGAATGATAGTGATGGAGCTGAGACTGATTCGGAAAATGAGGAGATGGAAAGTGAAGACGACGATGGAGACGCTTCTGATTCTTCTGGAGAAGATAGTGGAAACGAAGAGAAAGCAAAGGGGACGAAGAGGAAGATTGTTGATTTTGATGCGAATCTTCTTTCTGCTGATACAAGCCTACGAGCACTCAAGAGATTCGCAGAAGCAAAGAACGAGAAACCATCTTTTGATGAAAGTGATGGCATACTTTCGAATGAAGACTTCCGAAAAATCAAAGAACTTCAG GCAAAGAAGGAAGCAAAAATTGCATTGGCTCGAAAAGGATTCAAGGTTCCGGACTCGGATCAGCTAAGTAAGAAGCGAGTTGATCCAGCCAAGCTTGAA GCTCACATAAGGCATAAGCTAACAAAAGAGCAAAGACTGGAACTAGTTAAAGCTGGAAGGGAGGACCGAGGGAAATACCAAGCCAGGGCTGCCATCAAACAGAAGAAGACTGGAGGATCAAGCAATAAACAGAAGGAACACAGGAAGAATATGCCTCTTGCTGCAATAAGATCAAAGGCTGGGAAATCAAAGCGaaccaagaagatgaagaatagCCTCAGTGGAAGCCAGTTTAGAGGAAGGAAAGCTTGGAAGTGA
- the LOC104739970 gene encoding cytochrome P450 86B1-like, whose translation MSITERLYNHLSLFDLFLALLGLFIFCCLREKLTNKRGPMLWPVLGITLEFFFHMNDVYGWVTKSLTNCRGTFLYRGIWFDGSYGAVTCIPANVEYMLKTNFKNFPKGAFFKDRFSDLLEDGIFNADDESWKEQRRIIITEMHSTRFVEYSFQTTQHLVRKKLLKVMESFAKSQEAFDLQDVFLRLTFDIICIAGLGDDPETLAPDLPQVPFAKAFEEATESTLFRLMIPPFIWKPMRFLDIGYEKSLRKAVGVVHGFVDKMIVDRICELKEEETLDSRFDVLSRIIQTESHRKGNKIDPSTIRFFRQFCTSFILAGRDTSSVALSWFCWVIQKHPDVENKIISEIRDILRQRGDSPNSKTESLFTVRELNNMVYLQAALSETLRLYPPIPMEMKQAIEDDVLPDGTFVRKGSRVYFSIYAMGRMESIWGKDCESFRPERWIQAGKFVSGDQFKYVVFNAGPRLCIGKTFAYLQMKMIAASVLLRYSIKVSQDHAIVPRVTTNLYMKYGLKVTITPRSLEETRLESCSM comes from the coding sequence ATGTCTATAACAGAGCGACTTTATAATCATCTTTCTCTCTTCGATCTATTTCTTGCCTTGTTAGGGCTCTTTATTTTCTGCTGCTTGCGTGAGAAGTTAACCAACAAGCGTGGACCAATGCTATGGCCAGTGCTCGGAATTACTTTAGAGTTTTTCTTTCATATGAATGATGTCTACGGTTGGGTCACAAAAAGTTTGACAAACTGCCGAGGTACGTTTCTTTACCGAGGAATTTGGTTTGATGGGTCTTACGGAGCTGTGACTTGTATCCCTGCAAATGTCGAGTACATGCTCAAAACTAACTTCAAGAACTTCCCCAAAGGTGCCTTCTTTAAAGACCGGTTCAGTGATCTGCTCGAGGATGGTATTTTCAATGCTGACGATGAATCTTGGAAAGAGCAACGACGGATCATCATAACCGAGATGCATTCAACCCGGTTTGTGGAGTATTCCTTTCAAACAACACAACATTTAGTAAGGAAGAAGCTGTTAAAGGTGATGGAGAGTTTCGCAAAGTCACAAGAAGCTTTCGATCTCCAAGATGTGTTCCTACGCTTGACGTTTGACATCATCTGCATAGCGGGTCTAGGTGATGACCCCGAAACTCTAGCTCCTGATCTCCCTCAAGTCCCATTCGCTAAAGCGTTTGAAGAAGCAACAGAGTCTACTCTGTTTAGATTAATGATCCCTCCATTTATATGGAAACCCATGAGGTTCCTCGACATCGGGTATGAGAAAAGTCTAAGGAAAGCTGTTGGGGTCGTGCATGGGTTCGTCGACAAGATGATCGTGGATCGTATCTGCGAGCTCAAGGAGGAAGAAACGTTAGATAGTAGATTTGATGTTCTCTCAAGGATCATTCAGACAGAGAGTCATAGAAAGGGAAACAAGATTGATCCTTCCACCATCAGATTTTTCAGACAATTTTGTACAAGTTTTATTTTAGCTGGACGAGATACAAGTTCTGTTGCACTTTCATGGTTCTGCTGGGTGATACAGAAACATCCAGACgttgaaaacaaaatcatcagtGAGATCAGAGATATATTGAGACAGCGAGGGGATTCTCCAAATAGCAAAACTGAGAGCCTCTTCACGGTCAGAGAACTAAACAACATGGTATATCTACAAGCAGCACTTTCAGAAACACTGAGACTTTACCCTCCAATtccaatggaaatgaaacaagCCATTGAAGATGATGTGTTACCTGATGGGACGTTCGTAAGAAAAGGTTCAAGGGTTTACTTCTCAATCTATGCCATGGGAAGGATGGAATCAATTTGGGGAAAAGATTGTGAAAGTTTCAGACCAGAGAGATGGATCCAAGCAGGGAAGTTTGTCAGTGGCGACCAGTTCAAATATGTTGTGTTCAACGCAGGGCCAAGGCTTTGTATAGGGAAAACATTTGCCTACCTGCAGATGAAGATGATAGCTGCTTCAGTTTTGTTGAGGTATTCAATCAAGGTTTCTCAAGATCACGCCATTGTTCCTAGAGTCACGACTAACTTGTACATGAAGTACGGCCTCAAAGTGACAATCACACCAAGGTCGCTGGAAGAAACGAGACTTGAGTCATGTTCCATGTAG